The DNA window GGTCATGGTGACGACCACGATTCCGTGGCTCGCCCTCCTGGGTGGCGTTCTGCCCCTCGCGATCGGCGAGGCGCTCGGGACGCCCGTTCTTCTCGCGGCCACTCGGCGTTACTCGACCACCGCGCAACGCTCCATGTCATTTTCCATCATCTACATGGTGATGAATGTCGGTTACTTCGCCGCCGGTTACATTTTCGATTTCGTCAGGCGTCTCGATACGCGTTTTACCCTCTTCGGGTTCGAGCCTACGACGCACCAGAAGCTTTTCATGGTGAGCCTCGCCATCGAGATCGTGATTTTCCCCGCGATTTACTTCCTCCGGCGCGGTGAAGATGAAGAGCGCGAGAAGAAGGTCGTGGCGAACGCCGGATTCCTGCCCGGAATCTGGGACACCGTCCGGCAGAGTGCGGTTGAGACAGTTCAGTTGTTCAAGCGGCTCGCGGGTCAATCCGCTTTTGCGCGCATCCTCTTTTTCTTCCTGCTCATTGGCTTCCTCAAGGCCATCTTCCTGCAGATGGATTATGTTTTTCCAAAGTTCGGCGACCGGGAACTGGGAGCGCGCGCCCCGGTGGGCAAGCTCGCCAACATCAACGCCATCATCGTCATTTTTCTGGTTCCAGTTATCGGCGCGCTCACCCAGCGGTTTTCAGCTTATCTTATGGTGATAGTCGGCGGGGCAATCTGCGCGACGGGAGTCTTTATCATGGCGTTGCCGCCGCCTTGGTTTGCCGTGGCGACGGATAGCGGCCTCGGTCAGTGGCTGGGTCACAGCTATCTCGGGCTGGAGGGAGCAATCCATCCTTATTACATCATGGCCGCGCTTTACCTGATCGTGTTCTCGATCGGCGAATGTTTCTATTCACCCCGCGTTTACGAGTATGCCGCCGCCATCGCGCCGAAAGGGCAGGAAGCCTCCTACGGCGCGCTCGCCTACCTTCCTTTCCTTATCGGCAAACTGCTGGTCGGCACGAGCGGCTGGATTCTGGCCGCATTCTGCCCCGCCGAAGGCCCGCGCCGTTCCGATCTCATGTGGCTCGTCTTCGCGCTCGCCGCTTCTGTCGCCCCGGTCGGCCTCCTCCTCTTCCGCCGCTACATTCGCGTCCCCGAAGCGGGCCGGACCGACGATTAGCGATTTTTTCTACTGGAATTGCCCCGGCCATTTCACCGGCTGCTTGCGAATCAATCAGGGGTATCAATTACGTAACGCACTGGGGGAATGCGTTTTCTCAGGAAGGGTTTTATTCCGTCTTTAAGATGACCAGGATCGTTCATCCATCGTCACTCGCTTCGCGTCTCACTTTTATCGGTGCAATAATGGTCGCCATTGGTCTGGCTATCGGCCTCATTTTCTGGAGCCACGCCCAGGAAATGAAAATCAGTGAAAGGCTCCACCCGCTCGAGGTCCCGGTGCCGCCCGACCGGGATCTTCGCCGATTGCTGAGTCAGGAACAATATCACGTCACCCGCGAAAACGGGACGGAAACCGCGTTTCGAAATTCCTACTGGGACGAAACTCACCCCGGCATTTACGTTGACATCATCACCAATGAGCCGCTCTTCTCTTCCACCGACAAGTTCGACAGCGGCATCGGCTGGCCCAGTTTCACCAAGCCAATCGCGCCCGAACACGTCGTCGAGAAAGTCGATCAAAGCTACGGCATGACCCGCACCGAGGTGCGCGCCAAAAAAAGCGATTCGCATCTCGGGCATGTTTTTAATGATGGCCCGCCGCCGACCAACTTGCGTTACCAGGTGAATTCAGCCGCGCTCCGCTTTATTCCGCTGGAAAAGCTGAAGGAGGAAGGCTACGGCGAATATCTCCCGCTCTTTCAGCAAGCGACGCCGGCTGGAAAATAGCCTGGAGACGGCTCGCCATCGAGCCGTTCGGAGTACGCGCCGCCCGCAGCCTTGATTCCCCTGCCCGGCACGATGGCGTGCCGGCTCCAGCGTCACTTTCCTAGAATGTCTTCAAATCGCGAATCGCCGCGCAACGGATCCCATTCGGGCTCGACTCGCAACGTGCCGGGCGTCGGGCCATTCGGGACCTTGATTAATTCCGCGAGCAATTGCAGCGCGCGATCCAGTTCGCCTGAGTGCGCGTAGATCACCGCCAGCTTTGTGGCGATGAGCGGCCCGTCGAACGCGTCTTTCGAAATCGGGAGCAATTCAGTCGCCCGCCGGCCAGCGGCGATCGCCTCCTGGTAATTGCCGCGCATCGCCAGGACCAGGCCGAGCATCGCGATGACTTTCACGTCGTCATGCGCTTTCGCGAGATCCTCCTCCACGATTTGTTGCACGGAGGCAAAGGCGCTCTCGGCCCCGGCCGCATTCCCGCGAGCCCGCTCGATCAGCCCTTCATACCAACTCTTTGGAAATGTGTACCCGTCCAAAATGCTCGCGGACCCGCCGACGCCGATATCGTTAAGCCGGGCGTACCGCGATTTCCTCAGCCAGCGCTCAGCCTCATCGTAATCCCGCGCTGAAAGATAAACGCGAACCGCGATGTTCGTTACGCCGCCGCCCGGATCGAAATCGGGCGGAATGGAACAGAGGACCGTGCAGAGCGGCTCAAGGTTCCCCTGGGTTCTAAAGGCAATTGCCGCTTGCGCCAAAGTAAACAAATGCGCATCCGCATTTGCCTCCTTCCCAATCGCAAATCCTCGCGTCGACTCTTCGCTCCGGCCCACGCAGGCGTAAGTCTCCGCCAGGTTCCAGAGCACCGAAGCATTACGCGGATCGAGTTCCTTGGCCTTTTCGAAATTGGAAATCGCGTCGTCCCACCGGCCCTGGCGACGATCGATAGCCGCGGCCGCATCCCAGGCTTCGGCGTCGTTGGGCGCCGCCGCGTGCGCAATGGCCAGCTCCGTCCGCGCCAGCTCATAGTCGCGGTAGCCGTAATAATAATAGTAGGCCATCGCCAGGCGGACATCGCTCGAGTCCGGTTGCAGCCGCAACGCCGTGTCGGCGGCAAGCTTTGCCTGCGTCAGGCGTTGCCGGCTTCGGTCGTACCCGAACCAGAAAAGCTCCGCGTGAAACCGCGAGGTGAGACAATGGGCGAGCGCGAAATGCGGATCGCGCGCCACGGCTTCTTCGAGCAACTTCAAGGCGCGCTCGCCATTTTCGCGCGGATCGCCGGACCCGCTCCAGCGAAAAAGGTCGCGGGCCCGCAAAAACAAATCGTAAGCCTCGAGATCGCTTGTCGGATGGGTTTGCAGGCGGACTTTTTCTTCTGGCGAAAGATTGGCGCGCAAGGCGAAAGCGATGCGCCGCGCCAGCTCAGTCTGAAGCGCAAACAGATCGGTGATCTCGCGGTCGAAGGTATCGTTCCAGACGTGGAGATCAGTCCGGGCATCGATGAATTGCGCATTGATCCGCACCCGGTTCGCCTCCCGCCGCACTGTTCCCTCGAGGATATAGGCGACCCCGAGCGCTTCACCGAT is part of the Chthoniobacterales bacterium genome and encodes:
- a CDS encoding MFS transporter; this translates as MSNAIKITPGEEHAPAGGFAGFIGKFTVLRGAQRELWLTFLLKFLIYVAYSVTNKTMVLWLSKDLGFSDQAAGALVGWGWAPAMTIFTLLAGSLTDAIGLKRTFYLGVAICTVARTVMVTTTIPWLALLGGVLPLAIGEALGTPVLLAATRRYSTTAQRSMSFSIIYMVMNVGYFAAGYIFDFVRRLDTRFTLFGFEPTTHQKLFMVSLAIEIVIFPAIYFLRRGEDEEREKKVVANAGFLPGIWDTVRQSAVETVQLFKRLAGQSAFARILFFFLLIGFLKAIFLQMDYVFPKFGDRELGARAPVGKLANINAIIVIFLVPVIGALTQRFSAYLMVIVGGAICATGVFIMALPPPWFAVATDSGLGQWLGHSYLGLEGAIHPYYIMAALYLIVFSIGECFYSPRVYEYAAAIAPKGQEASYGALAYLPFLIGKLLVGTSGWILAAFCPAEGPRRSDLMWLVFALAASVAPVGLLLFRRYIRVPEAGRTDD
- the msrB gene encoding peptide-methionine (R)-S-oxide reductase MsrB; translated protein: MTRIVHPSSLASRLTFIGAIMVAIGLAIGLIFWSHAQEMKISERLHPLEVPVPPDRDLRRLLSQEQYHVTRENGTETAFRNSYWDETHPGIYVDIITNEPLFSSTDKFDSGIGWPSFTKPIAPEHVVEKVDQSYGMTRTEVRAKKSDSHLGHVFNDGPPPTNLRYQVNSAALRFIPLEKLKEEGYGEYLPLFQQATPAGK
- a CDS encoding FlgO family outer membrane protein, giving the protein MNARKFFSELKRRKVYRVAVAYAVLAWLLIQIATQVFPFLEIPAWIVRLIIIGLALGLPVALLLSWLFDLTPAGIIRTEEIEPAKDAMPVAKSPPPEKSIAVLPFENLSDDQQNTYFADGIQDDILSNLAKVADLKVISRTSVRQYRTGTRNIREIGEALGVAYILEGTVRREANRVRINAQFIDARTDLHVWNDTFDREITDLFALQTELARRIAFALRANLSPEEKVRLQTHPTSDLEAYDLFLRARDLFRWSGSGDPRENGERALKLLEEAVARDPHFALAHCLTSRFHAELFWFGYDRSRQRLTQAKLAADTALRLQPDSSDVRLAMAYYYYYGYRDYELARTELAIAHAAAPNDAEAWDAAAAIDRRQGRWDDAISNFEKAKELDPRNASVLWNLAETYACVGRSEESTRGFAIGKEANADAHLFTLAQAAIAFRTQGNLEPLCTVLCSIPPDFDPGGGVTNIAVRVYLSARDYDEAERWLRKSRYARLNDIGVGGSASILDGYTFPKSWYEGLIERARGNAAGAESAFASVQQIVEEDLAKAHDDVKVIAMLGLVLAMRGNYQEAIAAGRRATELLPISKDAFDGPLIATKLAVIYAHSGELDRALQLLAELIKVPNGPTPGTLRVEPEWDPLRGDSRFEDILGK